A window from Pseudomonas alloputida encodes these proteins:
- a CDS encoding ABC transporter permease, whose product MKVAINALHNAQGTPTGAGAPGTTPRRASLSQRWKGSRNLLPALLFLGVFFFAPLVGLLLRGVLEPTPGLGNYEQLFANSAYARVLFNTFSVAGVVTLISVLLGFPLAWAITLVPKGWGRWLLNIVLLSMWTSLLARTYSWLVLLQSSGVINKALMAMGIIDAPLEMVHNLTGVVIGMSYIMIPFIVLPLQATMHAIDPMVLQAGSICGASPWTNFWKVFLPLCRSGLFSGALMVFVMSLGYYVTPALLGGAQNMMLPEFIIQQVQSFLNWGLASAAAALLVAITLVLFYLYLKLQPESPVGNAR is encoded by the coding sequence ATGAAAGTCGCCATCAACGCCCTGCACAATGCGCAAGGTACCCCCACGGGTGCCGGCGCCCCGGGCACCACCCCGCGCCGCGCAAGCCTGAGCCAGCGCTGGAAAGGCAGCCGCAACCTGCTGCCCGCCCTGCTGTTCCTTGGCGTGTTCTTCTTCGCCCCGCTGGTCGGCCTGCTGCTGCGCGGGGTGCTGGAACCCACCCCGGGGCTGGGTAACTACGAGCAGCTGTTTGCCAACTCGGCCTACGCACGTGTGCTGTTCAACACCTTTTCCGTGGCCGGCGTGGTGACCCTGATCAGCGTGCTGCTGGGCTTCCCGCTGGCCTGGGCGATCACCCTGGTGCCCAAGGGCTGGGGCCGTTGGCTGCTGAACATCGTGCTGCTGTCGATGTGGACCAGCCTGCTGGCGCGCACCTACTCGTGGCTGGTGCTGCTGCAGAGCTCGGGCGTGATCAACAAGGCGTTGATGGCCATGGGCATCATCGATGCCCCGCTGGAAATGGTGCACAACCTCACCGGCGTGGTAATCGGCATGAGCTACATCATGATCCCGTTCATCGTGCTGCCACTGCAGGCGACCATGCACGCCATCGACCCGATGGTGCTGCAGGCAGGTTCGATCTGTGGCGCCAGCCCGTGGACCAACTTCTGGAAGGTGTTCCTGCCGCTGTGTCGCTCGGGGCTGTTCTCCGGGGCGCTGATGGTGTTCGTGATGTCGCTCGGTTACTACGTCACCCCGGCGCTGCTGGGGGGCGCGCAGAACATGATGCTGCCCGAATTCATCATCCAGCAGGTGCAGTCGTTCCTCAACTGGGGCCTGGCCAGCGCCGCCGCCGCACTCTTGGTAGCGATCACCCTGGTGCTCTTCTACCTGTACCTGAAGCTGCAGCCGGAATCCCCGGTTGGCAACGCGAGGTAA
- a CDS encoding polyamine ABC transporter substrate-binding protein, whose protein sequence is MLLSKRVTAVLSASLLTLACQAALAADSLNFVSWGGTTQDAQKEAWAVPFTKATNIKVVQDGPTDYGKLKAMVESGNVQWDVVDVEADFALRAASEGLLEPLDFNQIKRDKIDPRFVSDHGVGSFFFSFVLGYNEGKLGANKPVDWTALFDTKAYPGKRALYKWPSPGVLELALLADGVAPDKLYPLDLDRAFKKLDTIKQDIVWWGGGAQSQQLLASGEASLGQFWNGRVYALQQDGAPVGVSWKQNLVMADFLVIPKGAKNKEAAMKFLANASSAEGQAEFANKTAYAPVNVDSVAKLDKDLAPNLPTAYAQDQVTLDFAYWAKNGQAIAARWNEWLVK, encoded by the coding sequence ATGCTGTTAAGCAAACGTGTAACCGCAGTGCTGTCTGCCAGCCTGCTGACCCTGGCATGTCAGGCCGCCCTGGCCGCCGACAGCCTCAACTTCGTCAGCTGGGGCGGTACGACCCAGGACGCCCAGAAAGAAGCGTGGGCCGTACCGTTCACCAAAGCCACGAACATCAAGGTCGTGCAGGACGGCCCCACCGACTACGGCAAGCTCAAGGCCATGGTCGAGAGCGGTAACGTGCAGTGGGACGTGGTCGACGTCGAAGCCGACTTTGCCCTGCGTGCCGCCAGCGAAGGCCTGCTCGAACCCCTCGACTTCAACCAGATCAAGCGCGACAAGATCGACCCACGCTTCGTCTCCGACCATGGCGTCGGCTCATTCTTCTTCTCCTTCGTGCTCGGCTACAACGAAGGCAAGCTCGGGGCCAACAAGCCGGTGGACTGGACCGCGCTGTTCGACACCAAGGCCTACCCCGGCAAGCGAGCCCTGTACAAATGGCCCAGCCCCGGCGTGCTGGAACTGGCCCTGCTGGCCGACGGCGTAGCCCCCGACAAGCTGTACCCGCTGGACCTGGACCGCGCCTTCAAGAAGCTCGACACCATCAAGCAAGACATCGTCTGGTGGGGCGGTGGCGCCCAGTCACAGCAGTTGCTGGCATCAGGTGAAGCCTCGCTCGGCCAGTTCTGGAATGGCCGTGTCTACGCCCTGCAGCAAGACGGTGCACCGGTGGGTGTGAGCTGGAAGCAGAACCTGGTCATGGCCGACTTCCTGGTCATCCCCAAAGGCGCCAAGAACAAGGAAGCGGCCATGAAATTCCTGGCCAACGCCAGCAGCGCCGAGGGCCAGGCCGAATTCGCCAACAAAACCGCCTATGCGCCGGTCAACGTCGACAGCGTGGCCAAGCTGGACAAGGACCTCGCGCCAAACCTGCCAACTGCCTACGCCCAGGACCAGGTCACCCTCGACTTCGCCTACTGGGCCAAGAACGGTCAAGCCATCGCGGCCCGCTGGAATGAGTGGTTGGTCAAATGA